A single genomic interval of Spirosoma linguale DSM 74 harbors:
- a CDS encoding transcriptional regulator, AraC family (PFAM: helix-turn-helix- domain containing protein AraC type~SMART: Helix-turn-helix, AraC domain~KEGG: csa:Csal_2914 transcriptional regulator, AraC family), giving the protein MKKLGKLATNEAVSAWGARLDTLVENKLTLSHDAAELHLYETFQQAQLIQLRFNAPVMTSMLSGRKVMHLREMEPFNYQPGESLLLPSDRLMQIDFPDATTHDPTRCLALTISDEFIRETIAELNEEVPRVELVDEWQLNTDNYLLQNDPEISSLTDKLIRLFRENNPFKTFFIKNTLRELIVRLSQTQVRTGLLHQTSQHTTTNRLAYIVSYIRDNITRNLSIDELSDKACLSQSHFFRLFKSELGISPAQFILTERIRRAKTILSDPAKSVTDACYESGFNSVTHFSNAFRSIEHICPRDFKRQLAGLN; this is encoded by the coding sequence ATGAAGAAACTAGGGAAATTGGCGACCAACGAAGCGGTTAGTGCGTGGGGAGCCCGACTGGATACACTAGTAGAAAATAAGCTGACACTAAGTCATGATGCGGCCGAGCTGCATCTATACGAGACGTTTCAGCAGGCCCAGCTCATCCAACTACGATTCAATGCCCCCGTTATGACGAGTATGCTGAGCGGTCGGAAGGTAATGCACCTGCGGGAAATGGAGCCGTTCAACTACCAGCCCGGTGAGTCCTTATTATTACCCTCGGACCGACTGATGCAGATTGATTTCCCTGATGCGACCACCCATGATCCCACGCGCTGTCTGGCGTTAACGATTTCGGACGAGTTCATCCGCGAAACCATCGCCGAACTCAATGAAGAGGTTCCCCGTGTTGAACTGGTCGATGAGTGGCAACTGAATACCGATAATTATTTGCTGCAAAACGACCCCGAAATTAGTTCGCTGACCGACAAGCTGATTCGGCTCTTCCGCGAAAACAACCCCTTCAAGACGTTCTTTATCAAGAATACCCTCCGCGAGTTGATCGTCCGGCTTTCACAAACCCAGGTGCGGACCGGACTGCTGCATCAAACCAGCCAGCATACAACTACTAACCGACTGGCTTATATCGTATCGTATATTCGGGACAATATCACCCGCAACTTGTCGATAGACGAGTTGAGCGACAAAGCCTGTTTGTCTCAATCTCACTTTTTTCGGCTTTTCAAAAGTGAGCTGGGTATTTCGCCCGCGCAGTTCATCTTAACTGAACGTATTCGCCGGGCCAAAACCATTCTGAGCGATCCGGCCAAAAGCGTAACGGATGCCTGTTATGAATCGGGGTTCAACAGCGTGACGCACTTCAGCAACGCCTTCCGCTCCATCGAACACATCTGCCCCCGCGACTTCAAGCGGCAGCTTGCTGGACTGAATTAA
- a CDS encoding GCN5-related N-acetyltransferase (PFAM: GCN5-related N-acetyltransferase~KEGG: pfl:PFL_5759 aminoglycoside acetyltransferase (6') type I) has protein sequence MVIEPLSTHTINDVVELVLELWPDCTHDEELENYSRLLNSPNDACYLAKVGASYIAFILISIRHDYVEGSDDSPVGYIEGIYVRPDYRKQGIANKLIRVAEDWARQKGLTQLGSDTEITNSSSIDFHRKAGFQEVERIVCFIKDLS, from the coding sequence ATGGTTATTGAACCTCTGTCAACGCATACCATCAACGATGTGGTTGAGCTTGTTCTCGAATTATGGCCCGACTGCACCCACGATGAAGAACTGGAAAATTACAGCCGTCTCCTAAATTCCCCCAATGATGCCTGTTATCTGGCAAAAGTCGGGGCAAGCTACATTGCATTCATACTGATTAGTATTCGGCATGACTACGTCGAAGGGTCTGATGATTCACCGGTAGGCTATATTGAAGGCATCTATGTGAGGCCAGACTATCGGAAACAGGGCATCGCCAATAAACTAATTCGGGTGGCGGAAGACTGGGCCAGACAAAAAGGATTGACGCAACTTGGCTCAGACACGGAAATAACCAATTCGTCGAGCATAGATTTCCACCGGAAAGCAGGATTTCAGGAAGTCGAACGGATTGTCTGTTTCATCAAAGACCTATCCTAA
- a CDS encoding RES domain protein (PFAM: RES domain protein~KEGG: swd:Swoo_2462 RES domain-containing protein) produces MEVFRISKALHASTLSSSGSANRWNRKGQQVIYTGSSRSLSSLELVVHRGSIQPAAMYKVMVISIADDDYLIKQIQRSELPVNWRSLGGYTALQALGSTWYTSQETLVLKVPSAIIIHEYNYIINTEHPAFRENVQLVRTEDYFWDSRLL; encoded by the coding sequence ATGGAAGTATTTCGAATCAGCAAAGCGCTTCATGCCAGTACGTTAAGTTCTTCAGGAAGTGCCAATCGGTGGAACAGGAAAGGCCAGCAGGTAATTTATACAGGCTCTTCCCGGTCGTTATCCTCTCTGGAATTGGTGGTACACCGGGGCTCTATTCAACCTGCTGCAATGTATAAGGTGATGGTTATTTCAATTGCAGATGATGATTACCTGATTAAGCAGATTCAGCGGAGCGAGCTTCCTGTAAACTGGCGAAGTTTAGGAGGGTACACCGCATTGCAGGCACTGGGATCAACCTGGTATACCAGTCAGGAAACCCTGGTGCTTAAAGTACCCTCGGCAATTATCATTCACGAGTATAATTATATCATCAATACAGAACATCCTGCTTTTCGTGAGAACGTTCAATTAGTCAGAACGGAGGATTATTTCTGGGATTCCAGGCTTTTGTGA
- a CDS encoding protein of unknown function DUF779 (PFAM: protein of unknown function DUF779~KEGG: mxa:MXAN_5039 hypothetical protein), translated as MTTQTTSRVDVTPAAADVIAKLKAENGPLMFHQSGGCCDGSSPMCYEDGEFIIGSSDVLLGQIEGCNFWMSSDQFEYWQHTHLTIDVTPGRGASFSLEIPMGVRFMIRSRLFEPDEAEHMAPVHVGPLE; from the coding sequence ATGACGACTCAAACAACCTCCCGCGTTGATGTAACACCAGCTGCAGCCGACGTTATTGCTAAACTCAAGGCCGAAAATGGGCCGCTGATGTTTCACCAAAGCGGTGGTTGCTGCGACGGTTCTTCGCCGATGTGTTACGAGGACGGCGAGTTCATCATTGGCTCGTCGGACGTATTGCTGGGACAGATCGAAGGGTGTAATTTCTGGATGTCGAGCGACCAGTTCGAGTACTGGCAGCATACGCACCTGACCATCGACGTAACCCCTGGCCGGGGAGCTAGTTTCTCGCTCGAAATTCCGATGGGGGTACGCTTTATGATCCGCTCGCGCCTGTTCGAACCCGACGAAGCCGAACACATGGCTCCGGTGCATGTCGGGCCACTGGAGTAG
- a CDS encoding DoxX family protein (PFAM: DoxX family protein~KEGG: har:HEAR1741 hypothetical protein): MNLLNRVEHWGDTHHPAWTDGLRIVLGIILFLKGVSFISDTAYLTNLVGGLHFGLLPVILVHYVAFAHLMGGFLIALGCMTRLMVILQLPILVGALFFVNISQGFSPLNSELWLSVIVLMLLLVFLVLGSGRFSMDEYVKQNAR, translated from the coding sequence ATGAACCTATTGAATCGCGTTGAACACTGGGGCGACACGCATCACCCCGCGTGGACGGATGGTTTGCGGATTGTGTTAGGGATTATTCTCTTTCTGAAAGGCGTAAGTTTCATTAGCGACACGGCCTACCTCACCAATCTGGTAGGTGGTCTACACTTCGGTCTTTTGCCGGTTATTTTGGTGCACTACGTAGCTTTTGCACATTTGATGGGCGGCTTTCTGATCGCTCTTGGCTGCATGACCCGCCTGATGGTCATCCTCCAACTGCCTATTCTGGTTGGGGCCCTGTTCTTCGTCAATATAAGCCAGGGTTTCTCTCCGTTGAATTCGGAATTATGGCTTTCGGTCATTGTCCTGATGCTCTTACTCGTGTTTCTGGTACTGGGTTCCGGACGGTTTTCGATGGACGAATACGTCAAACAAAACGCCCGCTGA
- a CDS encoding conserved hypothetical protein (PFAM: conserved hypothetical protein~KEGG: hypothetical protein), protein MTTKTSSKATFTAPTLEFMRELVENNNREWFHANRPRYDAAKAELIGVVERVLTGLSPFEPLANTAVKDCIFRINRDIRFSKDKAPYKSNLAFAIGPGGRQSGRIDYYVHIQPGNQSFLGAGMWQPTPANLAKFRQEIDYNVQELKDIIEAPEFKAYFPEASGEVMKTSPKGYSADHPEIDLLRRKELFFLHRYTDKEVLKPGFADEVVRGCRIIKPYCDLLNYLFFDEKEESVTL, encoded by the coding sequence ATGACAACAAAGACTTCTTCAAAGGCTACCTTCACCGCGCCTACGCTTGAGTTCATGCGCGAACTCGTTGAAAACAACAATCGGGAATGGTTTCATGCGAATCGACCACGGTACGATGCCGCCAAAGCCGAACTCATCGGTGTGGTAGAACGGGTGCTCACGGGCCTGAGTCCGTTTGAACCGCTGGCTAATACAGCCGTTAAAGACTGCATTTTTCGCATCAACCGCGACATCCGTTTTTCAAAAGATAAAGCTCCGTACAAATCAAATTTGGCGTTTGCCATTGGCCCTGGTGGGCGGCAATCGGGTCGCATTGATTACTACGTCCATATTCAGCCCGGTAATCAGTCGTTTCTGGGGGCGGGTATGTGGCAGCCAACGCCCGCTAACCTCGCTAAGTTCCGGCAGGAGATTGATTATAACGTGCAGGAATTAAAGGATATTATTGAGGCTCCCGAGTTCAAAGCCTATTTCCCCGAAGCATCCGGTGAGGTCATGAAAACATCGCCCAAAGGCTACTCCGCCGACCATCCCGAAATTGACCTGCTCCGCCGGAAAGAGCTGTTCTTCCTACACCGCTATACTGACAAGGAAGTACTAAAACCGGGCTTCGCTGATGAAGTCGTGCGGGGCTGCCGCATCATCAAACCGTACTGCGATTTGCTTAACTACCTGTTTTTCGATGAGAAAGAAGAGTCGGTGACGTTGTAA
- a CDS encoding hypothetical protein (KEGG: smd:Smed_1412 hypothetical protein): MLTQNKRLIGIFLIVALLLSVPLIAMQFTNEVNWSLFDFIVAGVLLLGTGLVCEFVLRRVKRVDYRIAICGVILLMLALIWVELAVGIFGSPLAGS, encoded by the coding sequence ATGCTTACGCAAAACAAACGACTAATCGGCATTTTTCTCATTGTAGCGTTACTATTGTCTGTACCGCTCATTGCCATGCAGTTTACCAATGAGGTGAACTGGAGTCTGTTCGATTTCATTGTGGCTGGGGTCCTGCTGCTCGGTACGGGTCTAGTTTGTGAGTTTGTCCTGAGGAGGGTAAAGCGGGTTGATTACCGCATTGCCATCTGTGGCGTGATACTGCTAATGCTAGCCCTGATCTGGGTAGAATTAGCGGTCGGCATATTCGGTTCACCACTGGCTGGTAGCTAG
- a CDS encoding Ethyl tert-butyl ether degradation EthD (PFAM: Ethyl tert-butyl ether degradation EthD~KEGG: rpe:RPE_0993 ethyl tert-butyl ether degradation EthD), which yields MFSFTVLYPNTEGSQFDLAYYLDTHIPLVKKLLTPMGMVSVNMQEGLPGDTQPAFVMIIGMVFNTIDELNLAIATHIDEMVADVPKFTTIRPITQVSRVL from the coding sequence ATGTTTAGCTTTACAGTTCTTTATCCAAACACAGAGGGCAGTCAGTTTGATTTGGCCTACTATCTGGATACACACATTCCCCTTGTTAAGAAGTTACTAACGCCAATGGGTATGGTCAGCGTCAATATGCAGGAAGGTCTGCCGGGCGATACCCAACCCGCCTTTGTCATGATTATCGGTATGGTCTTCAACACTATCGACGAATTAAATCTTGCCATCGCAACACATATTGACGAGATGGTAGCCGATGTACCTAAATTTACGACTATCCGCCCCATTACTCAGGTAAGCCGGGTGTTGTAA
- a CDS encoding Aldehyde dehydrogenase (NAD(+)) (PFAM: Aldehyde Dehydrogenase~KEGG: noc:Noc_2916 aldehyde dehydrogenase) has product MQTAEAPSKIMPRPMFKTQYENYIGGKWVPPVGGEYFDNQSPVDGSLIAKMPRSKSADVDLAVAAAQKAFETWGKTSAAERSKVLLQIADVIEQNLEFLARVETVENGKALRETMAADLPLCVDHFRYFAGVIRAEEGSATELNADTLSLIIKEPVGVVGQIIPWNFPLLMATWKLAPALAAGCCVVIKPAEQTPTSLAILFELLEGIVPAGVVNIIQGFGPEAGKPLAQHKGINKVAFTGETTTGRLIMQYASENLIPVTMELGGKSPNIFMKSVGDADDEFFDKCVEGAVMFALNQGEICTCPSRLLVHEDIYDKFMERVIARTKAIKLGHPLDPETMMGAQASNDQYEKILSYIDIGKQEGAEVLTGGGPADSVEGGYYIQPTIFKGHNKMRIFQEEIFGPVLSVTTFKDADEAVAIANDTLYGLGAGFWSRDAHELYTIPRQIQAGRVWVNCYHDYPAHAPFGGYKKSGFGRENHLMMLNHYRQVKNLLISYSKNKLGFF; this is encoded by the coding sequence ATGCAAACTGCTGAAGCGCCGAGCAAGATTATGCCCCGGCCCATGTTCAAAACTCAATACGAAAATTATATAGGCGGAAAGTGGGTACCACCCGTCGGGGGCGAGTACTTCGACAACCAGTCACCAGTAGATGGCAGCCTGATCGCCAAGATGCCCCGGTCCAAATCGGCCGACGTTGATCTGGCCGTTGCCGCTGCCCAAAAAGCGTTCGAGACCTGGGGAAAAACATCGGCGGCTGAACGCAGCAAAGTACTGCTTCAGATTGCCGACGTGATCGAGCAGAATCTGGAGTTTCTGGCACGGGTCGAAACGGTTGAGAATGGCAAAGCCCTCCGCGAAACAATGGCCGCCGATCTGCCGCTTTGCGTCGATCACTTCCGCTATTTTGCGGGCGTTATCCGTGCTGAAGAAGGATCAGCCACCGAGCTAAACGCCGATACGCTATCACTCATCATTAAAGAGCCGGTAGGCGTTGTCGGCCAAATCATTCCCTGGAATTTCCCGCTGCTGATGGCGACCTGGAAATTAGCTCCGGCGCTGGCTGCGGGTTGCTGCGTGGTGATCAAGCCTGCCGAGCAAACCCCAACGTCGCTGGCTATTCTGTTCGAACTGCTGGAAGGTATCGTGCCAGCTGGCGTAGTGAACATCATTCAGGGCTTTGGCCCGGAAGCCGGCAAGCCGCTGGCCCAGCATAAGGGCATCAACAAAGTGGCCTTTACGGGCGAAACCACAACGGGTCGTCTGATCATGCAGTATGCTTCGGAAAACCTGATTCCTGTAACAATGGAACTGGGGGGTAAATCGCCGAACATCTTCATGAAATCCGTTGGCGATGCCGATGATGAGTTCTTCGACAAATGTGTAGAAGGCGCTGTAATGTTCGCCCTTAACCAGGGCGAGATCTGCACTTGCCCTTCGCGTTTGCTGGTACACGAAGACATCTACGACAAGTTTATGGAGCGGGTCATTGCCCGTACCAAAGCCATCAAACTCGGTCACCCGCTCGATCCGGAAACGATGATGGGCGCGCAGGCCAGCAACGACCAGTACGAAAAAATCCTGTCGTACATCGACATTGGTAAGCAGGAAGGTGCCGAAGTCCTGACAGGCGGTGGTCCGGCCGATAGCGTGGAAGGTGGCTATTACATTCAGCCAACGATCTTCAAAGGCCACAACAAAATGCGGATTTTCCAGGAAGAAATCTTCGGCCCTGTCCTGTCGGTGACCACCTTCAAAGATGCCGACGAAGCCGTAGCCATCGCTAATGATACGCTGTATGGCCTGGGTGCCGGTTTCTGGTCCCGTGATGCGCATGAGCTGTACACCATTCCCCGGCAGATTCAGGCCGGTCGTGTGTGGGTTAACTGCTACCACGATTACCCAGCGCACGCACCGTTTGGCGGCTATAAGAAGTCGGGCTTCGGTCGGGAGAACCACCTGATGATGCTGAACCACTATCGCCAGGTGAAAAACCTGCTGATTTCGTACAGCAAGAATAAGCTTGGATTCTTTTGA
- a CDS encoding glycoside hydrolase family 43 (PFAM: glycoside hydrolase family 43~KEGG: eca:ECA3847 putative xylosidase/arabinosidase): protein MIEVDGKKDDKHTMSTKLVLLTIWFTIQVALGFSQNRVPVIRENVPLDSIRLSDPFVLADKPTGMYYMTGTGGMLWKSKDLKSWTGPFSIAKTDPESWMGKNPMIWAAELHAYKNKYYYFATFTNREVKIDTVGENVIERRASHILVSDKAEGPYVPMKDPIYLPADKPTLDGTFWVDKDGKPYMVYCYEWLQNLNGTMEKIALKPDLSGSIGEGKLLFRASDSPWSREKKTGGPNKVTDGPFLFRTGTGRLGMIWTSWIDDVYTQGVVYSKNGTLDGPWIHEKEPITPPNFGHGMLFQTLTGKWLMSVHSHYNSNGRYIRNPHFFEVDFSGDKLIVGKPYVP, encoded by the coding sequence GTGATTGAGGTCGACGGTAAAAAAGACGATAAGCACACAATGAGTACCAAGTTAGTATTACTCACCATATGGTTCACCATTCAGGTAGCACTGGGTTTTTCGCAGAACCGGGTGCCGGTTATCCGGGAGAACGTACCCCTGGATTCAATTCGGCTGAGCGATCCGTTCGTTCTGGCGGATAAGCCTACCGGCATGTATTATATGACGGGGACGGGAGGCATGTTGTGGAAAAGCAAAGATCTCAAAAGCTGGACGGGTCCGTTCAGCATCGCCAAAACCGACCCTGAATCCTGGATGGGCAAGAATCCGATGATCTGGGCCGCCGAGCTGCATGCCTATAAAAACAAGTACTACTACTTCGCCACGTTCACCAATCGGGAGGTGAAAATTGATACAGTGGGTGAAAACGTCATCGAACGTCGGGCCAGTCATATTTTAGTCAGTGACAAAGCCGAGGGACCGTATGTACCCATGAAAGACCCGATTTATCTGCCTGCCGACAAACCTACGTTAGACGGTACGTTTTGGGTGGATAAGGACGGGAAGCCCTACATGGTATACTGTTACGAATGGCTGCAGAACCTGAACGGAACCATGGAGAAAATAGCGCTCAAACCTGATTTGAGTGGTTCAATCGGCGAAGGGAAGTTACTTTTTCGGGCCAGTGACAGCCCCTGGAGTCGCGAGAAAAAGACTGGTGGACCCAATAAAGTGACGGATGGTCCATTTCTATTCCGTACCGGAACCGGCAGGCTCGGTATGATCTGGACCAGTTGGATCGACGATGTGTATACGCAGGGCGTTGTTTATTCGAAAAACGGTACGCTGGATGGTCCCTGGATTCACGAAAAGGAGCCAATCACCCCACCGAATTTTGGTCACGGCATGCTATTTCAAACCTTGACCGGCAAATGGCTGATGTCTGTCCACAGTCATTACAACAGCAACGGCCGTTATATCCGAAATCCTCATTTTTTCGAGGTCGACTTTTCGGGCGATAAGTTGATCGTTGGAAAGCCTTATGTGCCCTGA
- a CDS encoding radical SAM domain-containing protein (KEGG: mrd:Mrad2831_5436 radical SAM domain- containing protein) has translation MPDFNPSIILYTADALNDRGRAVLSQFPQAETLEVKQHNRLPELGMNHFKVKSDVLVLGKLKTQDIKWSGRSSDYIAPSLANGCFGACTYCYVDRHKNVNPITLFTNIDENLASIDAHVNSLAWPKPMNQTDATFWTYDIGCNSDISVDYDLTLGIRQVFEFYRDHPKAKATFATKFVNPGMLNFDPKRKIRIRFSLMPAHISKLVDVRTDSIEKRIAAINDFHEAGYEVHVNFSPVIVYSGPDGDKKAWRNDYRELFRQLDASLRPEVRQQLKSEVIFLTHNQRQHQANLAINPKAEELLWVPELQESKVSQFGGWNIRYEHQLKRKMIAVFEDMVRDEIPWCEIRYIF, from the coding sequence ATGCCCGATTTCAATCCGTCAATAATCCTGTATACGGCCGATGCACTCAACGATAGGGGAAGAGCGGTTCTGTCGCAATTCCCGCAGGCCGAGACGCTCGAAGTGAAGCAGCATAACCGTCTGCCAGAATTGGGGATGAACCATTTCAAGGTGAAATCCGATGTGCTGGTGCTGGGAAAACTCAAAACCCAGGACATTAAGTGGAGCGGTCGGAGTTCTGATTATATCGCGCCGAGTCTGGCCAATGGCTGCTTTGGTGCCTGTACCTATTGCTACGTCGATCGGCACAAGAATGTGAACCCCATTACCCTCTTTACCAACATCGACGAAAATCTGGCGAGCATCGACGCCCATGTCAATTCGCTGGCGTGGCCCAAACCCATGAACCAAACCGATGCTACTTTCTGGACGTACGATATAGGCTGTAACTCCGATATATCCGTCGACTATGACCTGACGCTCGGCATTCGGCAGGTGTTTGAATTCTACCGCGACCATCCCAAAGCCAAAGCCACGTTTGCCACGAAGTTCGTCAATCCGGGTATGCTCAACTTCGATCCGAAGCGGAAAATACGTATTCGCTTCAGCCTGATGCCTGCCCACATAAGTAAACTGGTCGATGTGCGGACCGATTCAATTGAGAAACGCATCGCGGCCATAAATGACTTTCACGAAGCAGGTTATGAGGTGCACGTCAACTTCTCGCCCGTCATCGTCTATAGCGGTCCTGATGGGGATAAGAAGGCGTGGCGAAACGACTACCGGGAGCTATTTCGCCAGCTCGATGCGTCTCTGCGCCCCGAAGTCCGGCAACAGCTCAAGAGTGAAGTTATTTTCCTGACGCATAACCAGCGGCAGCATCAGGCCAATCTGGCCATTAACCCGAAGGCCGAAGAATTGCTCTGGGTACCCGAATTGCAGGAGAGCAAGGTAAGCCAGTTTGGTGGCTGGAACATCCGGTACGAACACCAGTTGAAACGCAAAATGATTGCCGTTTTTGAGGATATGGTCCGCGACGAAATTCCTTGGTGCGAGATTCGCTATATATTCTAA
- a CDS encoding conserved hypothetical protein (KEGG: cja:CJA_3592 hypothetical protein) produces MPQKVDMEIVPEKAVDLLSQLKVRFEKNMNRHVGLDWSKIQAKLEAAPEKLGSLNEMESTGGEPDVVGYDQQTDEYLFVDCSEESPKGRRSVCYDDEALASRKENKPKNSAIGMAAAMGIELLTEEQYRELQKLGNFDLKTSSWIQTPVDIRKLGGALFCDRRYNTVFVYHNGAESYYAARGFRGLLKV; encoded by the coding sequence ATGCCACAGAAAGTTGATATGGAAATTGTACCAGAAAAAGCGGTTGACCTGCTCAGCCAATTGAAAGTTCGATTCGAGAAAAACATGAACCGTCATGTAGGCCTCGATTGGAGTAAGATACAGGCAAAGCTGGAAGCTGCACCTGAAAAACTAGGGTCGCTGAATGAAATGGAAAGCACCGGCGGAGAGCCCGATGTGGTTGGCTATGACCAGCAAACGGATGAGTACCTATTCGTTGACTGCTCCGAAGAAAGCCCCAAAGGGCGACGAAGTGTTTGTTACGACGACGAAGCCCTGGCGTCCAGAAAAGAAAACAAACCGAAAAATAGCGCAATCGGTATGGCTGCGGCTATGGGAATTGAGTTGTTAACCGAAGAACAATATCGCGAACTTCAGAAACTAGGGAATTTTGATTTAAAAACATCGAGTTGGATACAAACGCCCGTTGACATTAGAAAACTAGGTGGTGCGCTTTTCTGCGACCGCCGTTACAACACGGTGTTTGTATACCACAATGGTGCCGAATCCTATTATGCTGCCAGAGGATTCCGTGGCTTATTGAAGGTTTAG
- a CDS encoding monooxygenase FAD-binding protein (PFAM: monooxygenase FAD-binding~KEGG: hypothetical protein), which translates to MFMRLEHKKIAIVGGGPGGLTLAKLLQDKGVTVNIYERDIDKHARVQGSPLDLHEESGLAALRKAGLLDEFKKNFLPGADKMVIVNEQAEILYSDHDTKVLDNFGHVHFRPEIDRGALRKILLQSLEAETIVWNSHFVSMEKQGEGWLLHFKNGTTAYADIVIAADGANSKIRPYLTDIKPFYSGITMLEGNIYKAEKSAPQIFNLLRGGKAMAFGNEKDILMGQKANGEIGFYISFKTSENWATHSGLNFSDKAQLLTWFKEKYADWSPFWYELFASAETPFIPRPIYCMPLDQSWEAQPNLTMLGDAAHVMPPFAGEGVNMAMLDGLELSECLTSDEYATVQEAISVYERNMRKRAAVVAQESLENGERMHDKNALSTMLDFFSGH; encoded by the coding sequence ATGTTTATGAGACTGGAACATAAAAAAATCGCGATTGTGGGTGGTGGCCCCGGTGGCCTGACCCTGGCAAAACTCTTACAGGATAAAGGCGTAACGGTTAACATATACGAACGGGATATTGATAAACATGCCCGTGTGCAGGGCTCTCCGCTCGATTTGCACGAAGAGTCAGGGTTAGCCGCGCTACGTAAGGCCGGTTTGTTGGACGAGTTCAAAAAGAATTTCCTTCCGGGTGCCGATAAAATGGTCATTGTCAATGAACAGGCCGAGATACTGTACAGTGACCACGATACAAAAGTCCTTGACAACTTTGGCCATGTGCATTTCCGTCCTGAGATAGACCGTGGGGCATTGCGGAAGATACTGCTGCAATCCCTGGAAGCTGAAACGATTGTGTGGAACAGTCATTTTGTTTCCATGGAAAAACAAGGCGAAGGCTGGCTGTTACATTTTAAAAACGGAACAACTGCCTACGCCGACATAGTCATTGCGGCCGATGGTGCCAACTCAAAAATTCGCCCCTACCTCACGGACATCAAGCCCTTTTATTCGGGTATCACCATGCTGGAGGGCAACATCTATAAGGCTGAAAAATCGGCACCACAGATTTTCAACCTGCTTCGTGGCGGAAAAGCAATGGCGTTTGGGAATGAGAAAGACATCCTGATGGGGCAGAAAGCGAATGGCGAAATCGGTTTTTATATCAGCTTCAAAACCAGTGAGAACTGGGCCACTCATAGCGGTTTGAATTTTTCGGACAAAGCACAGCTCCTGACGTGGTTTAAAGAGAAATATGCCGATTGGAGTCCCTTTTGGTACGAGTTGTTCGCGAGTGCAGAAACCCCGTTTATTCCACGCCCAATCTATTGTATGCCACTCGATCAATCCTGGGAAGCGCAGCCAAACTTGACCATGCTGGGTGATGCGGCTCACGTAATGCCCCCCTTTGCCGGTGAGGGCGTCAATATGGCGATGCTCGATGGGCTGGAATTGAGCGAGTGCCTAACCTCCGACGAGTACGCTACAGTACAGGAAGCTATTTCGGTTTATGAACGCAACATGCGCAAACGAGCAGCTGTAGTGGCACAGGAATCGCTTGAAAATGGCGAACGGATGCACGATAAAAACGCATTGTCGACCATGCTGGATTTCTTCAGCGGACATTAA